A genome region from Jeongeupia sp. HS-3 includes the following:
- a CDS encoding TMEM165/GDT1 family protein has product MDAFFVSTGVVALAEIGDKTQLLALLLAARFRRPLPIVLGIFAATILNHFAAGWLGQWLASLMTPATLRWVIGFGFLAIAVWTLFPDEMDDDEAPVKAYGAFLATAVTFFLAEMGDKTQIATVALAVHYHPLWMVIAGTTVGMMIADVPAVFVGNWISQRMHLLRYVRFVAAAVFALMGGLALAGVGT; this is encoded by the coding sequence ATGGACGCTTTCTTCGTCTCTACCGGTGTCGTCGCCCTCGCTGAAATCGGCGACAAAACCCAGCTGCTTGCACTTTTGCTGGCCGCGCGGTTTCGCCGTCCCTTGCCGATCGTGCTTGGCATCTTCGCCGCGACCATCCTCAATCACTTTGCCGCTGGCTGGCTTGGGCAATGGCTCGCCAGCCTGATGACTCCCGCTACCTTGCGCTGGGTCATCGGTTTCGGCTTTCTGGCCATCGCGGTCTGGACCTTGTTCCCGGACGAGATGGACGATGATGAGGCCCCGGTCAAGGCCTATGGCGCTTTTCTGGCGACGGCGGTGACGTTTTTCCTGGCCGAAATGGGCGACAAGACGCAGATTGCGACCGTGGCGCTGGCGGTGCATTACCATCCGCTGTGGATGGTGATCGCCGGGACGACGGTGGGCATGATGATTGCCGATGTGCCGGCGGTATTTGTCGGTAACTGGATTTCGCAGCGCATGCATCTGTTGCGCTATGTGCGCTTTGTGGCTGCGGCGGTGTTTGCACTCATGGGCGGGCTCGCGCTTGCCGGTGTAGGCACCTAA